In Fusarium falciforme chromosome 9, complete sequence, the following are encoded in one genomic region:
- a CDS encoding Dolichyldiphosphatase produces MMEYATERHFRGGGNAMRHICKESTSHNKHEAQPPCLYHVHHLHHLQLHFCFQPSTKRPVQADKTFSLFILNCTKYEALKCLSRSSTDETSERLVAVMEDTTPLASLSVTHVYYDPHDKLSLACAYLALLPQALCVVYATLVLFTREVEVALMFAGQLACEAINFALKRLIKEERPRRIHGKGYGMPSSHAQFVAFWSVSLALFLLVRHRPRPAKDHRHWSVPERLAVSVAGAVIAAATAWSRVYLNYHTTWQVLVGYAAGVISAVGWFVIVAVVRQMGLLSWALDTKLARAFRVRDLVVEEDMCQAGWEKWEERRIAASSDKKTR; encoded by the exons ATGATGGAGTACGCCACGGAACGCCACTTCCGGGGTGGGGGGAATGCTATGCGCCACATATGCAAAGAAAGCACCAGCCACAACAAGCACGAGGCGCAACCCCCTTGTCTGTATCATgtgcatcatcttcatcatctacAATTGCACTTTTGCTTTCAACCCTCGACGAAACGACCTGTCCAGGCAGACAAGaccttttctctttttattttaaactGTACAAAGTATGAAGCCTTGAAGTGTCTTTCGCGATCCTCTACAGACGAGACCTCAGAAAGATTAGTTGCCGTCATGGAGGACACGACGCCCCTTGCCTCCCTCTCCGTCACCCACGTCTACTAT GACCCCCATGACAAACTCTCCCTCGCATGCGCGtacctcgccctcctcccccaAGCCCTCTGCGTCGTCTATGCCACTCTAGTCCTCTTCACGCGCGAAGTAGAGGTCGCCCTCATGTTTGCGGGCCAGCTCGCCtgcgaggccatcaactttGCTCTCAAGCGGCTtatcaaggaggagaggcCGCGGCGTATACATGGCAAGGGGTACGGCATGCCCAGCTCGCACGCGCAGTTTGTCGCATTCTGGAGCGTCTCGCTCGCTCTGTTCCTGCTTGTGCGCCATCGACCGAGACCAGCAAAGGATCACCGTCATTGGAGTGTTCCTGAGAGGTTGGCTGTGAGCGTCGCGGGAGCTGtgattgctgctgctaccGCGTGGAGTAGGGTTTATCTCAACTATCATACTACGTGGCAGGTTCTCGTGGGGTACGCTGCCGGTGTGATAAGTGCGGTTGGGTGGTTCGTCATTGTTGCTGTGGTGCGACAGATGGGCTTGTTGAGCTGGGCTCTAGACACAAAGCTAGCTAGGGCTTTCAGAGTAAGAGATCTGGTCGTGGAAGAGGACATGTGTCAGGCTGGCTGGGAGAAgtgggaggagaggagaataGCTGCTTCATCCGACAAGAAGACGAGGTAG
- a CDS encoding NDT80 domain-containing protein translates to MTTAAAYPATMADLRGHPGHSGMWSSYGGSVHIPGRVPDSMPSTSSPLSGRTSSNHTEMDQPPYSYSRYPPDDQEAYERSAHPEIVSHHGYPNLKRSFSETEPPAYQEIVQDLRDDNSKMSASHEHKLLAFKRTQDKNTIVDQQGRVQQLELSAQLHGMFFLSEMPTSTADGSLRQPELTCYRRNLFQISGSLVTPRGQLSVITEAGETVAVNSTEVTISAIESVDGNPVRLIVIPWKTPPPNSPETNQSPDQEPQSLPLIPFQEDGTEADGEFAVYPIGWRRLQFRIATANNGRRKELQQHFVLHLKVVGTLANGTKAVLTESTTAPIVVRGRSPRNFQARKEIPLLGSSAGSRGQALVETGLGVVAGPLTVKHQEKARGIDTQLPRTAFTFSAPKMPGTQLGPIRSNSYPTWTSPTQVPMGQVPSSGPESYPAATMGPLTGTTNFTAEPQGLPIQTSMEPSVPLSMVATDSEHPPVRSQYTYMQSTTAPPQLSIHTAPLGGHEHAMNIPRYVDNPRPLKSPRHMSHPSIRSTGSIANNEASPEYRYGSYAPVHTSPSDVAQPGYNAESSAPPSVPARDYYPPSNTWTTAAGEHSNSIAYASNEARPYPFPQDQYKNNTAGTSPVKTESSQSQPPSVYNGGQRGSFDAMNQYSWNPS, encoded by the exons ATGACAACCGCAGCAGCATATCCGGCCACTATGGCAGATCTGAGAGGCCACCCGGGGCATTCGGGCATGTGGTCAAGTTATGGTGGCTCAGTGCACATCCCGGGTCGAGTCCCCGATTCCATGCCGTCAACTTCCTCGCCGCTCTCTGGACGAACCAGCAGCAACCACACAGAGATGGACCAGCCTCCGTACTCCTACAGTCGATACCCTCCGGACGACCAGGAGGCGTACGAGAGGTCAGCGCATCCGGAAATCGTCTCTCACCACGGTTACCCCAATCTGAAGAGGTCCTTTTCCGAGACGGAGCCACCCGCGTATCAGGAGATCGTCCAGGATCTCCGCGACGACAACTCCAAGATGAGCGCCAGCCACGAGCACAAGCTCTTGGCCTTTAAGAGGACCCAGGACAAGAACACCATCGTCGACCAGCAAGGCCGTGTGCAGCAGCTCGAATTGTCCGCTCAGCTCCACGGCATGTTCTTCCTTTCCGAGATGCCCACCAGCACAGCCGACGGCTCGCTTCGACAGCCGGAACTGACCTGCTACCGGAGAAACCTTTTCCAGATCAGCGGCTCCCTTGTAACTCCGCGTGGTCAGCTTTCTGTCATCACCGAGGCGGGAGAAACTGTGGCAGTGAACAGCACTGAGgtcaccatctcggccatcGAGTCTGTCGATGGTAACCCCGTCCGGTTGATTGTTATCCCTTGGAAGACACCTCCACCAAACTCGCCCGAGACCAACCAGAGTCCTGACCAAGAACCCCAATCCCTCCCTCTGATTCCCTTCCAGGAAGATGGAACAGAAGCGGATGGAGAGTTTGCCGTGTACCCTATCGGCTGGCGTCGACTGCAATTTAGAAT TGCGACAGCAAACAACGGTCGACGAAAGGAACTTCAGCAGCATTTTGTATTGCACTTGAAGGTGGTTGGAACCTTGGCCAACGGCACCAAGGCTGTATTGACGGAATCCACGACGGCGCCCATCGTGGTGCGAGGCCGAAGCCCTCGCAACTTTCAGGCCCGCAAGGAGATCCCTCTTCTGGGGTCAAGCGCAGGATCTCGTGGACAGGCCCTTGTGGAAACCGGGCTGGGCGTTGTTGCAGGACCGTTGACTGTGAAGCACCAAGAAAAAGCCAGAGGCATCGACACACAGCTACCGCGAACCGCGTTTACCTTTAGCGCGCCTAAAATGCCCGGCACCCAGCTAGGGCCCATACGATCCAA TTCGTACCCAACCTGGACGTCGCCGACTCAGGTGCCAATGGGACAGGTTCCGTCCTCTGGTCCTGAGAGTTATCCTGCAGCGACAATGGGACCCCTTACAGGGACCACCAACTTTACTGCCGAACCACAAGGGTTGCCTATCCAAACATCGATGGAGCCCTCCGTGCCGCTCTCCATGGTGGCCACGGACTCGGAGCACCCACCGGTTCGGTCTCAATACACCTACATGCAGTCAACGACAGCTCCTCCGCAGCTGTCGATTCACACGGCGCCGCTCGGCGGTCACGAGCACGCAATGAACATTCCCCGCTATGTCGACAACCCGCGACCACTTAAGAGTCCCCGCCACATGAGCCACCCATCGATACGCAGCACGGGCTCGATAGCGAACAACGAGGCTTCCCCTGAGTACCGATACGGGTCATACGCACCTGTCCACACAAGCCCCAGCGATGTGGCGCAACCGGGCTACAACGCTGAGTCGTCTGCGCCGCCGTCGGTCCCAGCCAGGGACTACTATCCACCCTCGAACACTTGGACGACGGCAGCGGGGGAGCACAGCAACAGCATCGCGTACGCCAGCAACGAAGCGCGTCCGTACCCATTCCCCCAAGACCAGTACAAAAACAACACGGCCGGCACTTCGCCAGTCAAGACTGAGTCGAGCCAATCGCAACCTCCATCGGTCTATAACGGTGGACAGCGAGGCTCATTTGATGCCATGAACCAGTATTCCTGGAACCCCAGTTAG
- a CDS encoding PALP domain-containing protein produces MGSLDVDAKLPWIKTPCIPSPQLSKIAGCNVHLKLENLQPSGSFKSRGIGNLMTRAAASAPGPVHFYCSSGGNAGLACATSALSLGQPATIVIPHITSQLMKDKLLELGVEVKQVGKNWAAADKYLREELLANDPSGVYVPPFDHPHVWDGASTIVDELREQLDVPIDGIVCSVGGGGLVNGLMQGVEGHQWSTTKPTVLAVETLGADSLNASVKAGEHVTLPEMASIATSLGATRVSEQTWKWSQHPSGTMKSLVVSDADAAISCVRFADDGRHLVEVACGATLAIVYRGDLRTFLGKGLSDEEWSKKNVVLVVCGGSNVTLGMLQTYKEKYQAESCIKV; encoded by the exons ATGGGCTCTCTCGATGTCGACGCCAAACTCCCCTGGATCAAGACACCATGCATCCCAAGCCCCCAACTATCAAAAATAGCAGGCTG CAATGTCCACCTCAAACTTGAAAACCTGCAGCCGTCAGGCTCCTTCAAGTCCCGCGGCATCGGCAACCTCATGACCCGGGCCGCCGCCTCGGCTCCGGGCCCGGTTCACTTTTACTGCTCGTCGGGCGGCAACGCCGGCCTCGCGTGCGCCACATCGGCCCTCTCGCTCGGCCAGCCTGCCACCATTGTCATCCCCCACATCACCTCTCAGCTCATGAAGGACAAGTTGCTGGAGCTCGGCGTCGAGGTCAAGCAGGTCGGCAAGAActgggctgctgctgacAAGTATCTCCGCGAGGAGCTGCTGGCCAATGATCCCTCGGGCGTGTATGTGCCCCCGTTTGATCATCCCCATGTATGGGATGGAGCTTCAACCATTGTCGATGAACTACGGGAGCAGCTTGACGTGCCCATCGACGGCATCGTGTGCAGCGTTGGAGGCGGAGGTCTAGTCAATGGCCTCATGCAGGGTGTCGAGGGTCATCAATGGTCAACCACAAAGCCAACCGTGCTCGCGGTCGAGACGCTGGGCGCCGACAGCCTCAACGCCAGCGTCAAGGCCGGCGAGCACGTAACGTTGCCCGAGATGGCTTCGATAGCAACATCCCTAGGCGCCACGCGCGTGTCAGAGCAGACTTGGAAGTGGAGCCAACACCCGAGCGGCACAATGAAGAGCCTGGTCGTTTCCGATGCTGATGCCGCCATCAGCTGCGTGCGGTTTGCAGATGATGGAAGACATCTCGTCGAAGTGGCATGCGGAGCGACTCTGGCGATTGTTTACCGTGGGGACCTGCGGACATTCCTTGGCAAGGGCTTGTCTGACGAGGAATGGAGCAAAAAGAATGTTGTCCTGGTGGTCTGCGGCGGCTCGAATGTCACTCTAGGCATGCTGCAGACATACAAGGAGAAGTACCAAGCAGAGTCCTGCATCAAGGTGTAA